A genomic segment from Nymphalis io chromosome 15, ilAglIoxx1.1, whole genome shotgun sequence encodes:
- the LOC126773901 gene encoding density-regulated protein homolog, translating into MADRDLSLGPREGVSYPIKVQYCGNCSMPIEYCEYYPEYDKCKQWLEKNLPTEFEKVKIDEEDNAGGEEEKKRQKRGGKGMLKSKKKEDVPKLVQISRAPRGKKKSVTVVSGLSTFDIDLKVAAKFFGTKFACGSSVTGDDEIVIQGDVKDDLFDVIPDKWPEIDEDSIEDLGDQKR; encoded by the exons atggCGGATAGAGATTTGTCGCTTGGCCCGAGGGAAGGTGTATCGTACCCAATAAAGGTTCAATACTGTGGTAATTGTTCTATGCCGATAGAATACTGCGAGTATTATCCTGAATACGACAAGTGTAAACAATGGCTAGAGAAAAATTTACCAACAGAAtttgaaaaagtaaaaatag atgaGGAAGATAATGCAGGTGGAgaagaagaaaagaaaagaCAAAAAAGAGGTGGTAAAGGTATGCTGAAATCAAAGAAAAAAGAAGATGTTCCAAAATTAGTTCAAATTTCACGAGCCCCTCGTGGAAAAAAGAAATCTGTAACTGTTGTATCTGGGCTAAGTACTTTTG atattgatTTGAAAGTAGCAGCTAAATTCTTTGGTACTAAATTTGCCTGTGGATCCTCGGTGACTGGCGATGACGAAATAGTAATTCAAGGAGATGTCAAGGATGATCTATTTGATGTTATTCCTGATAAATGGCCTGag atTGATGAAGATAGTATTGAAGATTTAGGAGATCAAAAGAGATAG
- the LOC126773893 gene encoding podocan-like protein 1 has translation MKSKYLCILLVLSLTVNAAFSQNENELPLPPDHSESEGFIEGSGDGVVDEPAIDSITESSSPPKLESIEGSRIIFDEEHVPNTDSNNTELPCPKPCVCNTEGDTANFIVDCSGYGLTEFPSPIDPRTTTLKLHNNKLTEIPKAISELKSLKILNANNNLIMELAPGSISELPQLVTLKLGNNRLIEYPKDLKNSISLSKLEELDLGGNDIRTKLSSENFSNFKALRKITLPAGPTELALDLCDTFKETLETVCTETCDKPFDCPDAPDIIEDDLFDATLPGMIPLNTFEGNKEVVTTTENSVTESTSTTIIPLKPLETDSNLNKNIPANEFSLRAAVKNAPEEKIASLNAIPDSTKDSVSAPSVKVGAKTVDTKQSGGVDKSVIGMVVAGMIIIVAGITIKKNWSSIKKRFSSTPNRPNERPGGNANGTAPEEVPLQNKSDKSPV, from the exons ATGAAGTCGAAATATCTCTGCATATTATTGGTGTTGTCTCTTac GGTCAACGCAGCTTTTTCGCAAAATGAAAATGAACTGCCACTTCCACCCGATCATTCGGAATCAGAGGGTTTTATCGAAGGTAGTGGAGATGGAGTAGTCGATGAACCTGCTATAGACAGTATTACTGAATCATCATCACCACCCAAACTGGAAAGTATTGAAGGATCACGGATTATTTTTGATGAAGAACATGTTCCAAACACAGATTCTAATAATACTGAGTTACCGTGTCCTAAGCCGTGTGTATGTAATACAGAGGGCGATACAGCTAATTTTATTGTAGATTGTTCAGGATACGGTCTTACTGAATTTCCGTCCCCTATTGATCCAAGGACAActactttaaaattacataacaataaattaactgAAATACCAAAAGCAATATCAGAATTAAAAAGTCTAAAAATTTTGaatgcaaataataatttaatcatggAGTTGGCACCTGGA TCTATTAGCGAATTACCACAGTTAGTGACACTAAAACTAGGAAACAACAGGCTGATTGAATATCCAAAAGACTTGAAGAATAGTATATCTTTGTCTAAATTAGAGGAGCTGGATTTAGGAGGAAATGATATCAGGACG aaactCTCCTCTGAAAATTTCTCAAATTTTAAAGCACTTCGAAAGATTACGCTACCTGCTGGTCCCACTGAATTGGCGTTAGATTTATGTGATACTTTTAAGGAAACACTAGAAACGGTGTGTACTGAGACTTGTGACAAACCATTTGATTGCCCAGATGCACCAGATATAATTGAAGATGATTTATTTGACGCCACACTGCCTGGTATGATTCCTTTGAATACTTTTGAAGGTAACAAAGAAGTGGTTACAACAACTGAAAATTCAGTTACAGAAAGCACTTCCACGACAATAATACCGTTGAAACCTCTTGAGACGGAttctaacttaaataaaaatatacctgcTAATGAATTTTCTCTCCGTGCTGCTGTGAAAAACGCTCCTGAAGAAAAGATTGCATCATTAAATGCCATTCCTGACTCCACTAAAGATAGCGTTAGTGCTCCAAGCGTAAAGGTTGGTGCTAAAACAGTTGATACGAAGCAAAGCGGAGGAGTAGACAAAAGTGTGATTGGTATGGTCGTTGCAGGTATGATAATAATAGTGGCAGGAATAACTATTAAAAAGAATTGGAGTTCTATTAAGAAACGATTTAGTTCAACACCTAATAGACCTAATGAGAGACCAGGAGGAAATGCTAATGGAACTGCACCTGAAGAGGttccattacaaaataaatcagaCAAATCACCGGTTTAG